ATaagaaatttgatgaagaaaagGCTAGTTCTATGCTTAGCGAAGCAGAACTTGATTCGTTCTCCGAAAATCTTGGGTCAATCAAGCCAGATGCATATGCCTCTGATTTTGGAAAAGAAACATTTGACGAGCATGTGAGTAAGGCTGAAGATAAATGTCCAGTGCACGAGGAACCTGAACTTTCAGTGTTTCAAGAAAAACTGGAGATATTTAAACTAGATGACAATCCTTTACCTGATTCTACAAATGAAAACCCTGAACACTTTCAAGGTAatgaattttttgttgttgataaGGGAATAGAACTGTCATCAAATGAACCCGTTATAAGAGAGGAATTCATTAGGAAGGCTCCTGAGGATGCTTCTACAGTTGATACTGCCTATACCCTTGACATATCAGGTACACAAGAACCTTTTGAAGACAGTGTTAAACATGATTTTCTTGATGAGGTAAATGATATTTCTAAGGACCAGGTAGTGGTAGAGGAATTTGCTATGAAAGAGGATGGCTTTGACAGTGATACTAATGAGCTGCTCCTGCAAGAACTAGAATCTGCTTTAAATAGTGTATCAAATTTGGAGAGAGTGGCACTAGAATCTCCAAAAACAGCAGAATTTAAATCTGAACATAAGATGACAAAGTCACATAGCTTGGATGATGTTACAGAATCAGTTGCCAGTGATTTTTTAAGCATGTTAGACTTAGAACGTAGTCGTCCAATGGCCTTGAGTTCTGAAAGTGAACCCGAATCTCCAAGAGAGCTACTTTTAAGACAATTTGAGAAGGAGGCTTTGGACGGGGACTTCTCCtctttgtttgattttgaaatGAACCATGATAATGAAGCAGATGGTGGCTATGATGGTTCCGCTGCATCTGAGCAGTGGAACTTTTCTGAAGATGTCAGGTCATCATCCCTTTTGCAAGACCTGCAGGAGGAGCATCTAGCCGAGTCTCAGGATGTGAGAAGCAAACAGAGGGCTCAGACACTAGAAGACTTGGAAACAGAAGCCTTGATGCGTCAATGGGGTTTGAATGAGGAGGCTTTTCATCATTCTCCACCAAAAGATTTTACTGGTTTTGGAAGTCCAATTCCTTTGCCACCTGAAGAGCCTCCTATATTGCCTCCTCTTGATGATGGGTTGGGCCCATTTCTTCAGACAAAAGACGGGGGTTTCCTACGCTCTATGAATCCCTCACTTTTCAAGAATTCTAAAAGTGGTGGGAGTTTAATCATGCAGGTATCCAACCCTGTCGTTGTACCAGCAGAAATGGGTTCCGGGATAATGGAGGTTTTGCAGTGTTTGGCTTCAGTGGGAATTGAAAAGCTCTCAATGCAGGCTAAGGAGTTGATGCCTCTAGAAGATATCACAGGGAAGACAATGCAACAAGTAGCATGGGAAGCCATGCCTGTCTTAGAAGGAGCAGAGAGGTTAGCCTATCCTGTTTGTACCACTGGTGTTGGCTGAGTTTTTAGTAGTCATTCTTAAATGTTTTACTGATTGAATTTTGCTTTGCTTTATGCAGGCAAAGCCATTTGCAGCATAATCCAATAACAAGGCAGGACAGTGCTCATGTGCAAAGGGACTTGAAAGGAATGCCGTCTGTACAAAAGTCTGGCAAGTTTAGTTCAAGAACAGTGGCCAACCAACCAGGATCAGAGTTTGTTTCGGTTGAAGACCTTGCTCCATTGGCTATGGATAAAATTGAAGCACTTTCAATGGAGGGTTTGAGAATACAATCTGGGATGTCAGAAGAGGAGGCACCATCAAACATCATTGCACAGTCCATTGGGGATATTTCGGCTCTGCAGGGCAAGGGTTTTGATATTAGTGGGTCCCTTGGCCTGGATGGAGCTGCTGGTTTGCAGTTGATGGATGTAAAAGATGGCGGTGACAGTGGTGATGGTGTGGATGGGATAATGGGCCTATCATTAACTCTTGATGAATGGATGAGGCTGGATTCCGGTGAGATTGATGATATAGATAATATCAGTGAGCATACTTCCAAACTTCTTGCAGCCCATCATGCCAACTCTTTTGACTTCATTCGTGGGAGTTCCAAGGGAGAGAAGAGACGAGGCAAAAGCAGAAGATGTGGTTTGCTAGGAAACAATTTCACAGTAGCATTAATGGTGCAACTCCGTGACCCTCTGAGAAATTACGAACCGGTTGGAACACCAATGCTTGCTCTTATACAAGTTGAGAGAGagttcatgcttccaaagcaaaaGATTTTCAACAGTGTGTCTTTGATGATGAAGAACAATGacgaggatgatgatgatgataggGAAATCCTTGCGAAGGTGGACGTGAAGGACACCAAGAACGAGGAGAATACTTCCGAAGAGGAAGAGGGCATTCCTCAGTTCAGAATCACAGAAGTCCATGTGGCAGGTC
This Vigna angularis cultivar LongXiaoDou No.4 chromosome 4, ASM1680809v1, whole genome shotgun sequence DNA region includes the following protein-coding sequences:
- the LOC108331489 gene encoding protein PLASTID MOVEMENT IMPAIRED 1-RELATED 1-like, translating into MLSRTEAGKKSGGGSSAPKKLLKDVETINKALYLDRGSTRSSIPGANSRSKFTGKSQLPDPKSKSKTSVNNNNDDGVQKDKKSIWNWRPLRALSHIRNKRFNCSFYLQVHLIEGLPPSFDNASLAVYWKRRDGVLVTGPAKVIQSVAEFEEKLTYTCSVYGSRSGPHHSAKYEAKHFLLYASLLSAQEMDLGKHRVDLTRLLPLTLEELEEEKSSGKWTTSFRLSGVAKGAVMNVSFGYTVVGDNASTTRDSHNASNVLSSRQNSFALMKQDVKPRQFDGSSRMRRTTSMQLSPRASDEVKDLHEVLPLTRSALASSIDILYKKFDEEKASSMLSEAELDSFSENLGSIKPDAYASDFGKETFDEHVSKAEDKCPVHEEPELSVFQEKLEIFKLDDNPLPDSTNENPEHFQGNEFFVVDKGIELSSNEPVIREEFIRKAPEDASTVDTAYTLDISGTQEPFEDSVKHDFLDEVNDISKDQVVVEEFAMKEDGFDSDTNELLLQELESALNSVSNLERVALESPKTAEFKSEHKMTKSHSLDDVTESVASDFLSMLDLERSRPMALSSESEPESPRELLLRQFEKEALDGDFSSLFDFEMNHDNEADGGYDGSAASEQWNFSEDVRSSSLLQDLQEEHLAESQDVRSKQRAQTLEDLETEALMRQWGLNEEAFHHSPPKDFTGFGSPIPLPPEEPPILPPLDDGLGPFLQTKDGGFLRSMNPSLFKNSKSGGSLIMQVSNPVVVPAEMGSGIMEVLQCLASVGIEKLSMQAKELMPLEDITGKTMQQVAWEAMPVLEGAERQSHLQHNPITRQDSAHVQRDLKGMPSVQKSGKFSSRTVANQPGSEFVSVEDLAPLAMDKIEALSMEGLRIQSGMSEEEAPSNIIAQSIGDISALQGKGFDISGSLGLDGAAGLQLMDVKDGGDSGDGVDGIMGLSLTLDEWMRLDSGEIDDIDNISEHTSKLLAAHHANSFDFIRGSSKGEKRRGKSRRCGLLGNNFTVALMVQLRDPLRNYEPVGTPMLALIQVEREFMLPKQKIFNSVSLMMKNNDEDDDDDREILAKVDVKDTKNEENTSEEEEGIPQFRITEVHVAGLKPEPQKTKFWGTSNQQQSGSRWLLANGMGKNNNNKLPLMKPKGSSKSNAPVISKVQPGDSLWSISSRLFGNRGKSHVRNPDVVMPNDTIRLS